In the Brettanomyces bruxellensis chromosome 3, complete sequence genome, TACCAATGATTCCGACAGGCTTATTAGAGTTCCTTAAAATTCCTATTGTACGGATTTTCGGTTCGAAGAAGGCGCTGCCGAATAGTTGCTCACTATTCAATTAAATGAAGAACCTATTTCAGAGCATGAAAATGCCTCTTTTTGAAAGGTTTAGAGTACAAAGGGGGcttttattgttgatatCATATTCTTTGAAAGCTGTGAACTTTGCAGTTTAGGAAATATCGATTGCTTCATTCGTTCATATAAGTGTATTCAACAGCTTTTCATCTTACAAAAAGGATAAACTTCATTGAAGTGCTTTGAGTATATACAAAAGTAAAGATCTGCAAATCTGAAGAGTAACAAAGATCAGCAGTTATTGATTTACGACCGTGCTTTTGCAAAAACAATGCTACATAAGATTGAATAGTGCAACCATTACCTCCATAaaaagtttcttttcttcatgaGTAATCGTTACTGGAAAGGCTCCTTTGACaataacaataaatatttcgataaagaaacaaataaaCATGTTTACACTTGTATACCTACCAATATATAAAGCTGTAATTACCCTGAAGTAGATGCAAGAAGAAACAGTTTCTTGACTTTtggttttgattttcttttttattcagACAAAATTAAACACCTTCATTACCAAGATGATTTTTTCAAACGTTGTTAGAGTTTTGGCCATAACTTCCCTTTGCACAAAGGGTATGGCTGCTCCATATCCAGTAGCAAAAGGTGTAAAAGTTTACGAACGTGAGGCTGCACCAATTGCAGATCCAGAGCCGGTTGCTTTTACCTACAATGAAGAATTGCTAAAGAGAGACGGTCTTGCTAGTGCAATCAGTGCTCTTCTTACTGATGCTGTGAGCACAGTAGCCAATGGATTGCTTGGTACTCTTAACACATTGGTTCAAGGGCTAGTTAGTGATTTGACAAGCTGTGATGGTGTTCTTAATGATTTAGGTGCTGTTCTTGATGGTATCCTTACCGATGCTGGTGAAGGTGCTGACTCATCTGTTCAGGATGTTGTTACCCTTATTCAAAATCTTGTTGATGCCATCATTTCAGGTGCTTCCAGTGCAAATATTCTTACCGATTTATCTAATCTTCTAAGTGGAATTGTCTCAGCAGTTGGAACTGGTGGTGATGACGTTCTAACCACAGTGGGAAATCTTCTTGCAGAATTGGTTGAAAGTTTAACAACTGCCAAAGGTCAATGTTCTTCTACCGCCGCTGTTACCCTTACTGATGTTTGCGGAAATGCCATATCTTCTAGCTCTAGTACTTCTACTAATTTCGATGCAGAGGGCATTCTTGGAGATGTTGCCGAGATCATTAACGATGCAATCTCTTCTTTGACTTCAAGCACAGGCTCTGGAATACTTGGAGACGTTCTTGATTTGATTACAGAACTTATTGACGACTTGACTGACTGTGATGGTGTTTTGAATGATCTTGCTACTGATATCCAAAGCATTCTTTCAGAAGCAGGCTCCTCAGGAGATGATGTTCTTAGCGAAATTGCTAGTTTGCTTGGAGACCTCGTGACAGATATTCTTACCTCTGCCACTTCCCTTAATATATTAACTGACTTGAGTAACTTGGTCGGAAAAATCTTGAGTTCAGTTGGATCGTCAAGTAGTGACGTTCTTAGTGACATCGGTGATTTGCTTGAAAGTATTTTGAATACGCTTGCCAATGGTAGTGCATCTTGCTCATCAGAATCTTCTGCAAAGTCATCATCTTTATGTACCAGCTCAACAAACTCTCTTTCCAGCGCAAGCTCTAGCTCTGTGACTTCCTCCAGCTCTTCTGCCTctacatcttcttcaaactcCTCTGCTGAAACCACATCTGTCTCAAGCTTGACTGAATCTTCATCTGGTTCGAGCTCGACTGAGTCTACATCTGGTTTGAGCTCCGTTAGCGGTTCAACCGAAACATCATCTGCTACTGGTTCTAGCTCAGTTACTGAGTCAAGTGGATCAGCAAGTTCTACCGGCTCTAGCACTATAAGCGGATCGAGCACCGCATCGGGATCTGTCAGTGGATCGAGTATTACATCAGGTTCAGTTAGTGGATCAAGCACTGCCTCAAGTTCAGTTAGTGGATCAAGCACTGCCTCAAGTTCAGTTAGTGGATCAAGTATTACATCAGGTTCAGTTAGTGGATCAAGTACTGCATCAGGTTCAGTCAGTGGCTCTAACTCATTGACAGCTGCCACTGGTTCTTTAACCAAAACAAATGAAAGTGGTAACGAAACAAAGACATCATCAGGTGCAAATGCTAGTGCCTCAGGTAATGGATCTGGTTCTAGTGGATCAGGATCTAATTCAGGAAACGGTTCTAAGAATGGCTCGGGAATCGAATCAGGAAATGGATCGGGTTCAGGTTCAGGCTCAGGTGCTAACGGTAAGAATGTTGAAACAACTGTCATTACTGTTACATCATGCTCCGATCATGTCTGCACTAAGACTCCTGTTACTACTGGCGTTTACTCTTACACTACAACCGAAAATGGTGTTGAAACCGTTTACACAACCTACTGCCCATTGACCTCTGAAGAGACTAAAGCAACTGTTTCTGCTTATCCAGAAGAGACTACTGTCATTACTGTCACCTCATGCTCTGATAATGTCTGCACTAAAATCCCTGTTACTACAGGTGTCTACTCTTACACAACAACCGAAAATGGTGCAGAGACCGTTTACACAACTTACTGCCCATTGACTGCCGAGGAGAATGAAGCAAGTGTTTCTGCTTCCCCAGAAACTTTAGCCTCAGTTTCATCATCCGCAGCTACTCAAATTGCCGCAGGCTCTGTTAGTGAGTACACAGGTGCATCTTCTTCGGCTCAATTGATTAAATCCTCAGCTTCATCTGTTG is a window encoding:
- a CDS encoding uncharacterized protein (SECRETED:SignalP(1-21)); translated protein: MIFSNVVRVLAITSLCTKGMAAPYPVAKGVKVYEREAAPIADPEPVAFTYNEELLKRDGLASAISALLTDAVSTVANGLLGTLNTLVQGLVSDLTSCDGVLNDLGAVLDGILTDAGEGADSSVQDVVTLIQNLVDAIISGASSANILTDLSNLLSGIVSAVGTGGDDVLTTVGNLLAELVESLTTAKGQCSSTAAVTLTDVCGNAISSSSSTSTNFDAEGILGDVAEIINDAISSLTSSTGSGILGDVLDLITELIDDLTDCDGVLNDLATDIQSILSEAGSSGDDVLSEIASLLGDLVTDILTSATSLNILTDLSNLVGKILSSVGSSSSDVLSDIGDLLESILNTLANGSASCSSESSAKSSSLCTSSTNSLSSASSSSVTSSSSSASTSSSNSSAETTSVSSLTESSSGSSSTESTSGLSSVSGSTETSSATGSSSVTESSGSASSTGSSTISGSSTASGSVSGSSITSGSVSGSSTASSSVSGSSTASSSVSGSSITSGSVSGSSTASGSVSGSNSLTAATGSLTKTNESGNETKTSSGANASASGNGSGSSGSGSNSGNGSKNGSGIESGNGSGSGSGSGANGKNVETTVITVTSCSDHVCTKTPVTTGVYSYTTTENGVETVYTTYCPLTSEETKATVSAYPEETTVITVTSCSDNVCTKIPVTTGVYSYTTTENGAETVYTTYCPLTAEENEASVSASPETLASVSSSAATQIAAGSVSEYTGASSSAQLIKSSASSVAAVSTLASSAATIQPSGSVSEYEGAGSSIQYGSQLLLTLLAVFLL